A window of the Plectropomus leopardus isolate mb unplaced genomic scaffold, YSFRI_Pleo_2.0 unplaced_scaffold11005, whole genome shotgun sequence genome harbors these coding sequences:
- the LOC121963372 gene encoding P2X purinoceptor 5-like, with protein CDRWPDFHAVAVGVRQGGSVGILIEWNCDLDKDSSQCNPEYSFTRLDLNLNNSITSGYNFRYARYFKDPSGETFRTLYKVYGIRFDIMINGQAGKFNIVPTIIAIGSGVALLGAGAFACDMILLYMMNTSSFYRERKFEIINFKYDELCLH; from the exons TGCGATCGTTGGCCTGATTTTCACGCCGTGGCTGTTGGTGTGCGTCAGGGCGGCTCTGTGGGGATCCTCATCGAGTGGAACTGCGACCTGGACAAAGACTCCTCGCAGTGTAACCCCGAGTACAGCTTCACCCGTTTGGACCTGAACCTCAACAACTCGATTACATCCGGATACAACTTCAG ATACGCCCGCTACTTCAAGGACCCGAGTGGTGAAACCTTTCGCACTTTGTACAAAGTTTACGGGATTCGCTTTGATATAATGATCAATGGCCAG GCTGGGAAATTCAATATTGTTCCTACGATTATTGCCATCGGTTCGGGTGTGGCCCTGCTGGGTGCA GGCGCCTTTGCGTGTGACATGATCCTGCTGTACATGATGAACACCAGCTCTTTTTACCGAGAGAGGAAGTTTGAAATCATCAACTTTAAGTATGACGAACTGTGTTTGCACtaa